A genome region from Streptomyces xanthophaeus includes the following:
- a CDS encoding aldehyde dehydrogenase family protein: MSDALEVLNPATEETVAVVPAATRDDVDAAVTRAAAAQRAWAAAAPADRARLLRRFAAVVDGHIEELARLEVREAGHTIGNARWEAGNVRDLLDFAAGGVERLSGRQIPVAGGIDITFLEPLGVIGVIAPWNFPMPIAAWGLAPALAAGNAVILKPAETTPLTALRLAELALEAGIPEHLFQVLPGRGDVAGDALVEHPGVAKIVFTGSTRVGKQIMAKCADRVKRVTLELGGKSPNIVFADADLEAAAAAAPMAFLDNTGQDCCARTRILVQRSAYDRFLELVAPGIAAVTVGDPLDEKTQMGPLISRTQLDRVRSFVTDDLTAIRGTAPEGPGFWYPPTLVTDVAPTAPVAAEEVFGPVAVVLPFEDEEDAVRLANATEYGLSGSLWTRDVGRALRVSRAVAAGNLSVNSHSSVRYWTPFGGYKQSGLGRELGPDALTAFTETKNVFISTEA, encoded by the coding sequence GTGTCCGATGCGCTGGAAGTGTTGAATCCGGCCACCGAGGAAACCGTCGCCGTCGTCCCGGCCGCCACACGGGACGACGTCGACGCCGCCGTCACCCGGGCCGCCGCGGCCCAGCGCGCCTGGGCCGCGGCCGCCCCCGCCGACCGGGCCCGGCTGCTGCGCCGCTTCGCCGCGGTCGTCGACGGCCACATCGAGGAACTGGCCCGGCTGGAGGTCCGCGAAGCCGGCCACACCATCGGCAACGCCCGCTGGGAAGCGGGCAACGTACGCGACCTCCTCGACTTCGCCGCCGGGGGAGTGGAACGGCTCTCCGGCCGCCAGATCCCCGTCGCCGGCGGCATCGACATCACCTTCCTCGAACCCCTCGGCGTCATCGGCGTGATCGCCCCGTGGAACTTCCCCATGCCGATCGCCGCCTGGGGCCTGGCCCCGGCCCTCGCCGCCGGCAACGCCGTCATCCTCAAGCCCGCCGAGACCACCCCGCTGACCGCCCTGCGCCTCGCCGAACTCGCCCTCGAAGCCGGGATCCCCGAGCACCTCTTCCAGGTGCTCCCCGGCCGCGGGGACGTCGCCGGCGACGCACTCGTCGAACACCCCGGCGTCGCGAAGATCGTCTTCACCGGGTCCACCCGCGTCGGCAAGCAGATCATGGCCAAGTGCGCCGACCGGGTGAAGCGCGTCACCCTCGAACTCGGCGGCAAGAGCCCCAACATCGTCTTCGCCGACGCCGACCTCGAAGCAGCGGCGGCCGCCGCCCCCATGGCCTTCCTCGACAACACCGGCCAGGACTGCTGCGCCCGCACCCGCATCCTCGTACAGCGCTCCGCCTACGACCGCTTCCTGGAGCTCGTCGCCCCCGGCATCGCGGCCGTGACCGTCGGCGACCCGCTCGACGAGAAGACCCAGATGGGCCCGCTGATCTCCCGGACCCAGCTGGACCGCGTACGGTCCTTCGTCACCGACGACCTCACCGCCATCCGCGGCACCGCCCCCGAAGGCCCCGGCTTCTGGTACCCGCCCACCCTCGTCACGGACGTCGCCCCCACCGCGCCCGTGGCCGCCGAGGAGGTCTTCGGACCGGTCGCCGTCGTCCTGCCCTTCGAGGACGAGGAGGACGCCGTACGCCTGGCCAACGCGACCGAGTACGGCCTCTCCGGCTCCCTCTGGACCCGCGACGTCGGGCGCGCGCTGCGCGTCTCGCGCGCCGTCGCCGCCGGCAACCTGTCCGTCAACTCCCACAGCAGCGTCCGCTACTGGACCCCCTTCGGCGGCTACAAGCAGTCCGGGCTCGGCCGCGAGCTCGGACCCGACGCCCTCACCGCTTTCACCGAGACCAAGAACGTCTTCATCAGCACGGAGGCCTGA
- a CDS encoding 3-oxoacyl-ACP reductase codes for MSNEEIICRRLVGRTAVITGAGSGIGLATARRLASEGANVVCADIDETAGKAAAEEVGGLFVKVDVTSPEEVEALFKAAFDTYGSVDIAFNNAGISPPDDDSILTTGLEAWKRVQDVNLTSVYLCCKAALPYMQRQGRGSIINTASFVAIMGAATSQISYTASKGGVLAMSRELGVQFAREGIRVNALCPGPVNTPLLQELFAKDPERAARRLVHIPLGRFAEPTEIAAAVAFLASDDSSFINATDFLVDGGISGAYVTPL; via the coding sequence ATGTCCAACGAAGAGATCATCTGCCGCCGCCTGGTCGGCCGTACCGCCGTCATCACCGGAGCCGGCAGCGGCATCGGCCTGGCCACCGCCCGCCGCCTGGCCTCCGAGGGCGCCAACGTCGTCTGCGCCGACATCGACGAGACGGCGGGCAAGGCCGCGGCCGAAGAGGTCGGCGGTCTGTTCGTCAAGGTCGACGTCACCAGCCCCGAGGAGGTCGAGGCGCTCTTCAAGGCCGCCTTCGACACCTACGGCTCCGTGGACATCGCCTTCAACAACGCGGGCATCTCGCCCCCGGACGACGACTCCATCCTGACCACCGGCCTGGAGGCCTGGAAGCGCGTCCAGGACGTCAACCTCACCTCCGTCTACCTGTGCTGCAAGGCCGCCCTGCCCTACATGCAGCGACAGGGCCGCGGCTCCATCATCAACACCGCCTCCTTCGTCGCCATCATGGGCGCCGCCACCTCCCAGATCTCCTACACCGCCTCCAAGGGCGGCGTCCTGGCCATGTCCCGCGAGCTCGGCGTGCAGTTCGCCCGCGAGGGCATCCGCGTCAACGCCCTGTGCCCGGGGCCCGTGAACACCCCCCTGCTGCAGGAACTGTTCGCCAAGGACCCCGAGCGCGCCGCCCGCCGCCTCGTCCACATCCCGCTGGGCCGCTTCGCCGAGCCCACCGAGATCGCCGCCGCCGTCGCCTTCCTCGCCAGCGACGACTCCTCCTTCATCAACGCCACCGACTTCCTCGTCGACGGCGGTATCTCCGGCGCCTACGTGACCCCGCTGTAG
- a CDS encoding haloacid dehalogenase-like hydrolase, whose translation MQRKWAAPLALAAVTGSGLLAAPPAQAAHTPCPKVTVGSGWYGDNQARLQQLIDRYGSCSPYRPNRAKPVAVFDWDNTVVKNDVGDATMFWLLRNGRIRQPAAGDWSTTSRHLTPAATEALTDACGALARPGAPLPTGTPAGAGCADEINAVYGTAATRAGAPAFTGWDRRTTEPSYAWLPQLMQGWTAREIRGFAAAARTENLAAPVGATQRVGTTTTATGWVRYYDQQKDLIKGLQKAGFDVWISSASPQPVVEVWAQGTGIEADHVIGIRNTTTYGGKFTAHLQGCGTVRDGADTMITYIDGKRCWINKEVFGVRGAAAEKVQPAARRQVFAAGDSDTDISFLRDATALRLVVNRNKNELMCRAYDNSDGRWIVNPMFIEPKKRKADPYPCATTGYVDHDGTKGPVLRGDRSVVPDQTDSVY comes from the coding sequence ATGCAGAGAAAATGGGCAGCCCCCCTCGCCCTCGCCGCGGTCACCGGATCCGGCCTCCTGGCGGCCCCGCCGGCCCAGGCCGCGCACACCCCATGTCCCAAGGTCACCGTCGGCTCCGGCTGGTACGGGGACAACCAGGCCCGCCTCCAGCAGCTCATCGACCGGTACGGCAGCTGCAGCCCGTACCGGCCGAACCGCGCCAAGCCCGTCGCCGTCTTCGACTGGGACAACACCGTCGTCAAGAACGACGTCGGCGACGCCACCATGTTCTGGCTCCTGCGCAACGGCCGGATCCGCCAGCCCGCCGCAGGCGACTGGTCCACCACCAGCCGCCACCTCACCCCCGCCGCCACCGAGGCCCTGACCGACGCCTGCGGCGCCCTCGCCCGCCCCGGCGCCCCTCTGCCCACCGGAACCCCCGCCGGAGCCGGCTGCGCCGACGAGATCAACGCCGTCTACGGCACCGCCGCGACCCGCGCCGGCGCCCCCGCCTTCACCGGCTGGGACCGCCGCACCACCGAACCCTCCTACGCCTGGCTCCCCCAGCTGATGCAGGGCTGGACCGCACGCGAGATCCGAGGCTTCGCCGCCGCCGCCCGCACCGAGAACCTCGCCGCGCCCGTCGGCGCCACGCAGCGGGTCGGCACCACGACCACCGCCACCGGCTGGGTCCGCTACTACGACCAGCAGAAAGACCTGATCAAGGGTCTGCAGAAGGCCGGCTTCGACGTGTGGATCAGCTCGGCCTCCCCGCAGCCCGTGGTCGAGGTCTGGGCCCAGGGCACCGGCATCGAGGCCGACCACGTCATAGGCATCCGCAACACCACCACGTACGGCGGGAAGTTCACCGCCCACCTCCAGGGCTGCGGAACCGTCCGGGACGGCGCCGACACGATGATCACCTACATCGACGGCAAGCGCTGCTGGATCAACAAGGAGGTCTTCGGCGTACGCGGCGCGGCCGCCGAGAAGGTCCAGCCCGCCGCCCGACGCCAGGTGTTCGCCGCCGGCGACTCCGACACCGACATCTCGTTCCTGCGCGACGCCACCGCCCTGCGGCTGGTCGTGAACCGCAACAAGAACGAGCTGATGTGCCGGGCGTACGACAACAGCGACGGCCGCTGGATCGTCAACCCCATGTTCATCGAACCCAAGAAGCGCAAGGCCGACCCCTACCCGTGCGCGACGACCGGCTACGTCGACCACGACGGCACCAAGGGACCGGTCCTGCGGGGCGACCGGAGCGTCGTCCCCGACCAGACGGACTCCGTGTACTAG
- a CDS encoding glutamine synthetase family protein → MVDRKPPLAPEELRSLVASGEIDTVVLAFPDMQGRLQGKRFAAQFFLDEVLEHGTEGCNYLLAVDTDMNTVDGYEMSSWDRGYGDFAMHPDLATLRRIPWNPGSAFLLADLAWNDGSPVVAAPRQILRRQLERLAEAGYTAMVGTELEFMVFQDTYEQAWNSGYRGLTPANQYNIDYSVLGTGRIEPLLRRIRNEMQAAGLIVESAKGECNLGQHEIAFRYDEALTTCDQHSVYKTGAKEIASQEGVSLTFMAKFDEREGNSCHIHLSLADADGHNAMAGDGPGGMSPVMRHFLAGQLAALRDFSLLYAPNINSYKRFRPGSFAPTAVAWGVDNRTCALRVVGHGRSMRFENRLPGGDVNPYLAVAGLVAAGLYGIENRLELPEACGGNAYTADYAHVPATLREAAELWENSEIAKAAFGPEVVAHYRNMARVELDAYDSAVTDWELRRSFERL, encoded by the coding sequence GTGGTAGACCGCAAGCCGCCGCTCGCGCCCGAGGAGCTCCGCTCCCTCGTCGCCAGTGGTGAGATCGACACAGTCGTCCTGGCCTTCCCCGACATGCAGGGGCGGCTCCAGGGCAAGCGGTTCGCCGCACAGTTCTTCCTCGACGAGGTCCTCGAGCACGGTACCGAGGGCTGCAACTACCTCCTCGCCGTCGATACCGACATGAACACGGTCGACGGTTACGAGATGTCCTCCTGGGACCGGGGCTACGGCGACTTCGCCATGCACCCCGACCTCGCCACCCTGCGCCGCATCCCGTGGAACCCCGGCAGCGCCTTCCTGCTCGCCGACCTCGCCTGGAACGACGGCTCGCCCGTCGTCGCCGCCCCCCGGCAGATCCTGCGCCGCCAGCTGGAGCGCCTCGCCGAGGCCGGCTACACCGCGATGGTCGGCACCGAGCTGGAGTTCATGGTCTTCCAGGACACCTACGAGCAGGCCTGGAACTCCGGCTACCGGGGCCTGACCCCGGCCAACCAGTACAACATCGACTACTCCGTCCTCGGGACCGGCCGCATCGAACCCCTGCTGCGCCGGATCCGCAACGAGATGCAGGCCGCGGGCCTGATCGTCGAGTCGGCCAAGGGGGAGTGCAACCTCGGCCAGCACGAGATCGCCTTCCGCTACGACGAGGCGCTCACCACCTGCGACCAGCACTCCGTCTACAAGACCGGAGCCAAGGAGATCGCCTCCCAGGAAGGTGTCTCGCTCACCTTCATGGCCAAGTTCGACGAGCGCGAGGGCAACTCCTGTCACATCCACCTCTCGCTGGCCGACGCCGACGGGCACAACGCGATGGCCGGGGACGGCCCAGGCGGAATGTCACCGGTGATGCGGCACTTCCTGGCCGGCCAGCTGGCCGCGCTGCGCGACTTCTCCCTTCTCTACGCCCCCAACATCAATTCGTACAAGCGTTTCCGGCCGGGATCCTTCGCGCCGACCGCCGTCGCCTGGGGCGTGGACAACCGGACCTGCGCACTCCGGGTCGTCGGCCACGGCCGCTCCATGCGCTTCGAGAACCGCCTCCCCGGCGGTGACGTCAACCCGTATCTCGCCGTCGCCGGCCTGGTCGCGGCCGGGCTCTACGGCATCGAGAACCGCCTGGAGCTCCCCGAGGCCTGCGGCGGGAACGCCTACACCGCCGACTACGCACACGTCCCCGCCACCCTGCGCGAGGCCGCCGAGCTCTGGGAGAACAGCGAGATCGCCAAGGCCGCCTTCGGCCCCGAAGTGGTCGCGCACTACCGGAACATGGCCCGCGTGGAACTCGACGCCTACGACTCCGCGGTGACCGACTGGGAGCTGCGCCGCTCCTTCGAACGCCTGTAG
- a CDS encoding GNAT family N-acetyltransferase, with translation MWELARSWVEGWTVSRRVPKPVDTPWGLSVRVGLPTQTVRHVLLDADAAAARGLVGGITEPATWIKAFVAPDVMEPWFPPEWEPTDPGFLMAVDLRPSVVRPPDGYTVTTGTADGVVGVRVLTAGGELAARGRIGLAGAACVFDQIITEEAHQRRGLGTVVMGALTGAAVENGAATGILGATVQGRALYETLDWKVLAPLTGFVHKPVTRI, from the coding sequence ATGTGGGAGCTCGCGCGCTCGTGGGTCGAGGGTTGGACCGTCTCGCGGCGGGTGCCGAAGCCGGTGGACACGCCGTGGGGACTGAGCGTCCGGGTCGGGCTGCCCACCCAGACCGTCCGGCACGTCCTGCTCGACGCCGATGCCGCGGCCGCACGCGGTCTCGTCGGGGGGATCACCGAACCGGCCACCTGGATCAAGGCCTTCGTGGCACCCGACGTCATGGAGCCGTGGTTCCCGCCCGAGTGGGAGCCGACCGATCCCGGCTTCCTGATGGCCGTCGATCTGCGTCCGTCCGTCGTGCGCCCGCCTGACGGCTACACCGTCACCACCGGGACCGCCGACGGTGTCGTCGGCGTACGCGTCCTGACCGCCGGCGGGGAGCTCGCCGCGCGCGGCCGGATCGGGCTGGCCGGCGCCGCCTGCGTCTTCGACCAGATCATCACCGAGGAGGCCCACCAGCGCCGCGGCCTCGGGACGGTGGTGATGGGCGCACTCACCGGCGCGGCCGTCGAGAACGGTGCGGCCACCGGCATCCTGGGCGCGACCGTCCAGGGCCGGGCGCTCTACGAAACGCTCGACTGGAAGGTGCTCGCACCGCTGACCGGCTTCGTCCACAAGCCCGTCACCCGTATCTAG
- a CDS encoding amino acid deaminase/aldolase, whose product MNSPATDRARYDRATAHLDAPLAIVDLDAFDANADDLVRRAAGKPVRVASKSVRCRALLERVLARPGFAGIMSYTLAESLWLARSGFEDVLLAYPSADRAGFGELAGDAKLAGAVTVMVDDLAQLDLIDAARDGGAEEVRVCLELDTSLQLLGGRVRIGARRSPLREPEQLAGLARVVADRPGFRVVGLMAYEGHVAGVGDSLAGRPLRSRTIRLMQGAARRELAARRAEVVRAVRAVVPDLEFVNGGGTGSVQQTAAEDAVTEIAAGSGLYMPRLFDNYTSFSGRPAALFAQPVVRRPGVGVVTVLGGGYPASGAAGADRLPVPYLPQGLRYDPQEGAGEVQTPLLGSPADDLLIGDRVWFRHAKAGELCERFDTLHLVEGDRVTGSVPTYRGEGRTFL is encoded by the coding sequence ATGAATTCCCCCGCCACCGACCGCGCCCGGTACGACCGGGCGACCGCGCACCTGGACGCGCCGCTGGCCATCGTGGATCTCGACGCCTTCGACGCCAACGCCGACGATCTCGTCCGCCGCGCCGCCGGCAAGCCGGTCCGGGTCGCGAGCAAGTCGGTCCGGTGCCGTGCGCTGCTGGAACGGGTCCTCGCCCGCCCCGGGTTCGCCGGGATCATGTCGTACACCCTCGCCGAATCGCTCTGGCTGGCCCGGTCCGGGTTCGAGGACGTGCTCCTCGCCTATCCCTCCGCCGACCGGGCCGGCTTCGGCGAGCTGGCGGGCGACGCCAAACTGGCCGGCGCCGTCACGGTGATGGTGGACGACCTCGCGCAGCTGGACCTGATCGACGCCGCCCGGGACGGCGGCGCCGAGGAGGTCCGGGTCTGTCTGGAGCTGGACACGTCCCTGCAACTGCTCGGCGGTCGGGTACGGATCGGGGCCCGCCGCTCCCCGCTGCGCGAGCCCGAGCAGCTGGCCGGGCTGGCCCGGGTGGTGGCCGACCGGCCCGGGTTCCGGGTCGTGGGGCTGATGGCGTACGAGGGGCACGTCGCGGGGGTCGGGGACTCGCTGGCGGGTCGCCCGCTGCGCTCCCGGACGATCCGGCTGATGCAGGGCGCGGCCCGCAGGGAGCTGGCGGCGCGACGGGCCGAGGTGGTGCGGGCCGTGCGGGCCGTCGTACCGGATCTGGAGTTCGTCAACGGCGGCGGTACCGGCAGCGTGCAGCAGACGGCCGCCGAGGACGCGGTGACCGAGATAGCCGCGGGTTCGGGCCTGTACATGCCCCGGCTGTTCGACAACTACACGTCGTTCAGCGGGCGTCCGGCGGCCCTGTTCGCCCAGCCCGTGGTGCGCAGGCCCGGGGTGGGCGTGGTGACGGTGCTCGGGGGCGGCTATCCGGCCTCCGGTGCGGCCGGGGCGGACCGGCTGCCGGTCCCGTACCTGCCGCAGGGGCTGCGCTACGACCCCCAGGAGGGCGCGGGCGAGGTGCAGACCCCGCTGCTCGGGAGCCCGGCCGATGATCTGCTGATCGGCGACCGGGTCTGGTTCCGGCACGCGAAGGCGGGCGAACTGTGCGAGCGGTTCGACACCTTGCACCTGGTCGAGGGCGATCGGGTCACCGGCAGCGTGCCGACCTACCGGGGTGAGGGGCGGACCTTCCTCTAG